The window aatggcaagctacattgtagccacagctgccctggggcgcactgacagaggcgaggctgccggacactggcgccaccgggccctctgaccaccaccagtaggcaaacatggggttagtatcttgcccagccaggaggcagcctgggatcgaaccaccggcctcctgattagtggctgacctgctctgccacctgagctacaccCATTTTAACGCAATTCACCCATCTGGAGCGTTAATCGCGTTAATCGTGACGCCACGTTAACGTTGACAGCCCTACTTTTCTATCAAAAAAGGTAAATATGTTAGtattttttcactcatttgtgACAGATAATCTGTCTAATTCACATTACTGGTCTAGTCATCcatcttccacttatccagttcagaGGTGCAGGGGGCCAACCAGTCTATCGCATTAACAACAGGGACGGACAACAGTCCACACTCAAAGTTACACCGACAGCCAACTTAGACtcaatcaccagttaacccaaCCCCCAAATAACTGTGGGACAGTGCAAACTGCACATAAAAGTCCCAGCGAGCCAGTTGGCTCAAACATagaccttcttactgtgaggcaacattgtgttattttgttttgttttagcagTGCTGGTCTTTTCATGAACAATTCTGGAAGAACTGTAGAATCAGCCGAATCTCTCTCCATACATGCAGTGAAATGTTATGCAATTTTTCTCCCCTTTAGAAGTTGGATTCTTCACAGGGAATTGGCCTGAAGGTGACCTCTTTGTTCTCCTCGAGAAGGACGTCATATCGACACAGAGGCCTGTGAGGGGAAAAACCAGACACGTCGGTAAATCTACAGCTGGGAGATATAAGAAGTGCTTCAACAAAGAAACCAGCTGATGCTGCGTGTCATTTCTTAAAGGTAAAATTTTAGCATACCCCTGTGCTTTATTCCCTTTAGGTTCCAGGTTTTTGAGACGGATTCGGAGAATTCTGAGCTTACGTTTGGGCTGCAATACATTCCCAGTGGAGAATTTAACAGACACCTTTTCCACCCACTGAATGTCTTTGTCAAACGCAGCCAACAGCTCGGTGTCTGTGAACTTCTTGAAATTTAAGGATTTACTAATATGAGGGGGAAAAATACATTAGTTAGAGAAGGTAGTAACATGGAGATAAAGACAAATCTTGGCTATATATGCAGAGGAGACTTACTGGTCAATGGTTGCCTGTGCTTGTTTACCATTGCCATGAAGTTTAACAGTCAAGTATCCCCACTGCACATCCTTGTTCCATATCACCACATCTATCCTGTAGTTTGTCACTGAGCAAAGACATGACATTTTTTAATTCAAGTCTTTTGTTTTGAACTATAAAACACACTTAACCTGTCTTGCTTCTCTGGCTCATTCCCCATTTCAAGGGTTATAAACATAACTGTTCATTTagattttttataaaaaaataaataaacaaataaattccTCATGGAATAGaatcaacaaggtgctggaaacattcctctgagattttggtccgCATTAACATCACAGCAAAACACAGTTACAGCAGATTTGTCAACTGCACATTAAGGATATAAAACTttcgttccaccacatcccaaaggtgctttgttggattgagatctggtgactgtggaggccctTTGAGAAGAGTGGACTAAATGTCAtgctcaagaaaccagtttgtgatgatttgagctttttgACACAGCGTGTTATCTTGCTGGAAGcagtggtcataaagggatggacatggtcagcaacaataatcAGGTAGACTGTGACACTCAAACGATGCTTAGTTCATAATATGGgctccaaagtgtgccaagaagaTATCccacacaccattacaccagcaCAATCTGGGATATCTCAAAAATAAGGCAGGAAAGATCAATATtatcatgttgtttatgccaaatctCACAGCAGACAACGACACTCCTGAGACCTGGTAATGTGTTTCCAATCTTCATTTGTCTAATTTTGGTGGACCTGTGCACACTTTAAACACAGTTCCCTTTTCTTAGCTGATAGGAGCAAGACTTCCTGATTCTGTTGCTGTGGCCCATTTGGTCTGACATGTTGCGAATTcagagatgcttttctgcatacctTTATTCGTAAAGAGTGGTTACTGTTGCTTTCCTAACAGCTCAAATCAGCCTGGTCATTCTACTCTGACCTCTGGCAAATGTAATAAATGCACCGAGATGCTGTCATGTGATTGACTAATTAAATATTTGCTTTAATAAcaagttgaacaggtgtacctaataaagtggcacattaaaatgtgttaaacCATTGAGAAAAGTATAGTTctaccactaggtggcagtgcaGGCTGACAATCAGATTGTATGCTGTATTGAaattaaggattttttttatagCTTACTGATCATTAGTAAACTGTTACTCACTGCAGTATGGAGATTTTTCGTTTGTTCTGAAGTAGGCCTTTGTTTGGTTCTGTTCCAGCAGGATGTCTTTCCATTTTATGACGTCATAACCTGGGTTAGGTTAAAACACCTGTGTCAGTGCTGAATAATACACTGTaaaatctaaagaaataaaatacaaactggCAAAATGTGCATATTTGGATTTTCGTAACTGCCTGTTAGTTGACAGAAAATTTaatctgtgtgtttttcatCACCAACCTAAAATAGGACATCCAGCATTACCAAACTGACTGCAGGTTAAGCATTTGCCATCCAGAAAGTCTTTATAGGACGAGCAGGGGTAGGTCCTGCTGGTACATGTGGCATTTATAGAGTCAATGAAGAGGAACACCGATCTCCGGTGGTCACATTTAAAATACTGTCCTTTTCAGGGATGAGAAAGTAAATTGTTAACATAAAGTTCAGTTCTTTATACCAAAAGTTTCTTAAACTTACTGATCTTACCTGAGAAAATAGTCTTTGGGCAGCCGGGTTGGTCTGCTCCTCCATTGGCGTAGAAATCAATGTGACCTAAAGGTTCCCTGAAACCCAGCACTGTAATATAACAATAACAAATTGACACATATACACAACGTGTATGCCTGTTTTgtgtaaagaaaagaaattcttcataataataaataagGTGATTGACTGACAATCCATGTCTGTGTGCAAGGCATCCACAAACTGTGCATCTGAAGAGTCCAGTCGGTCCTCTGGGTTTTTGCCTTTGAACCCTGGCCCAGCAGGATCCAGTGCTGCAAACATCACAGTAGAAAACATCAGTCGAAAACAGAATGTTGACCTCACTTAAATATTCCGACAACACCTAGGACGAGCGCTTATCCCAGCTGACCTTCATAGCTGTctccttttctcatttttttctacgtatcttttttttcatgtgacAGTTTTTCCCTGCTGTTTTAAACCAGATATTCTCAGTGAGCCTCCAGAGAATTAGCGTGATCTTTGAACGTCATCTCTCCTCAGGGAATTTTACCAAAACTGTGCCGCTTTTTTCATGGCGACTCCAACCCAGGCAAAACCCGAAGCACGGTATGTTCCTTTGAGTCCACAACTCAACCATGACAAATAACACATTGTTCATACACTCTGCAACTTTTATTAAACCCTTCAGCACCAGTGGCTTTATCTCCTTTTGCTATTAGTGACTTCTAAAGTTGGAAATCTAGGAATTAAAAGCTCAGTCAAGAGCCACTACAAAATGTCACCCTTAAGCACGTCAGCTTCCAAACGTCATGCAAACTTCTCAATGGGACAAGTTCTTAAGAAGTTTTCTTCTCCTTTAGATTGAGTCAAATAAGATTGTTCTTAAGACCTGAAACATAAATTAGGCTCGCTTTACTATTGGCCTGTTTTAGAGGGatttaaaacaagtaaaaatacCACTTCAGGTTTTAATTCTATATCAGGAAGTGGAAGTGACGTCAATGTAAGTGCCACTCTTACCTGTTATTCTTCCAATTTCTCCCTTCAAGTTAGCGCCCGTAAAGCCTGATATGTGAGCTCCTAGACTGACACCAATCATGTGGATGGAGCTCAGATCGGCTCCGTGCTCCTGAAAAAATATCAGTTTTAGAATCGCTAGACACTACACACTCTGACATTTGAAATCAGACAACTTGCCATACCTGCAACATATTAATCAAAGCTGTGATGTTGGATGCTACTTTGCgtgtgttcttcactgcttccCAATATTTCAGAGTCGCAGCACCGTAGTTCCAGTCTACCACTATAACGTTTATGTCTTTCCTGACCAGCAGACGCTCAGTGAGCTTATTGAGCCAGTTCGGTGGAGATCCAGTGGGCCGATACCCATGAATGATGAAGGTGGTCGGTTTTGACGCATTAAATTGGGGGTAGGCAGACAGGTCGGTGTGGGACATAAGGGTACCACATGTCCCATTTAATCTAGTGTATAGCAACAACCGAACTTTGAGGCTGGTACCAATGATTGAGTGACCAAGATTCAGATCGGTAAATTCATCGCATTTCTCAGCTGGTgagagataaaaaacaaaacaagacagatGCATTCAGGTAAATAAGATATTATGTAATTGATCTCTGCAGACATTGCATGGGAAAGATTGCACAACATCTAAATACTATACGTCTAAACTTTGCGCCATCTTGAGAGGCAtgtgtcatatatatatatatatatatatatatatatatatatatatatatatatatacacacacacacacacacactgagtcaaTGAATTGGACATCTCCAATTCATTGACTCAGTGTTGGAGCCTTTTGGAGGAGTTACTTGTTAAATACTGCTGCTTGCTTCATTGTGAATTCTACAAATGATTTAAAACAGGGCAGAACCCCAAAATCAAGGCCTCAAACCTGACATCACAGTGACTACTTCCATTCCTCATATCCAGTGTGTGTCTCATGTAATTTGTGGGACCTTTATGGATCTGACCAGCATAGATATTGTTGCTGTTGTAGATCTTGTCTTTTAATACTGCATTTTTAACGGGTTTTGAATTTGTATCGCTGCTACCTTGGCCACATGTTTCTCATAAGAGATTTAACATCAGTGTGACTAAAGCATGCAAACCATTTTTTTGTGATCACTTAGTGCCGAAAGCGTGTTTGTATAATATCTCAAACCAACATTGTGCTGATGTCATCTTGTGACATCAGTACTACTGGTTTCAGTGTGTAGTTCATTGTTCCTCATTACAAGTTTTCATGTCGCACTGACTCACTGAAACTTACTGCACCCAAGCTCAGGACACACCTCTGTACATATAACTATCTACTGCTAAGCAAATGCATATTTTAGACACGGACTTTGTAAGAACTTGAAATGATATCTAGATTATTCGATTGTTTAAAGATTTTATCACTGACAAGATGGTTATTTACTAAGATGAAAAGAAAAGTACAGAAATGTGTTCTTCAGTAACAGTTGCACATCAGCAGTGACTCCACTTACAGTAAAATTAGAAGAGGACCCTTAACTAATTCCAAGAAACAGCATTTCCTCAAATGCTGCTTGACTGAAAACTTGTGATACATTTTTGTCATATGTTTTGTGACCACAGCTGTACGTGTGTGCaaacactgtacacacacacacacacacacacacacacacacacacacacacacacacacacacacaccgctgaTATGTAAAGAAAGCCATTTACATTTTCATGATTTGTTTCCTACCTTTGCATATTTGAACAGTAACCAGCAGAAAGGTTATCAGATACTGCCACAGGAGCATGCTTTACACGGGCACTTTAAACTGAAATAGATTAATCAGTCTAGATCAGACTATTACATAAAAAGACATTTCAAACATTATCCTGTTCATAATATaaccacacaaacaaaacagacggTTCTCTTTCTCGAATACTTTACACTGTATCCTTAATTGGTTACTCATCTACCAAACAGGAGTCAGAAAAGAGCAGAAAAATATGTGTTTGCTCCTTGAACACCCTGAGACTGGTGATTTATAGAGCACGCCTTTTGTATAGTACAGGTTCTGCCTTTCTCCAAAGAATGTAAGAAtatgaaatgtttttattgtaatcaGAGTCTTACCTTCAATGCAGGGTAACGTGGTGTGTCAAAGCTCCTGAATGTTAGGTTATCCTGCGTTTGTACCTCCACATATTTGGAGGCCTTCAGTTCAGGAAGTGAGAGGAACAGCACAGCAATGCTCCCGCCCAGCATGCTTTCGCATAGATAACCACACCCCCTTACCCCATGTCATTGTGTTCACAGGTGAGAAATTCCCATGAAATCGCTCCCCCTTCCTGTGTGATCACACCGGTTATGCTTGTTGCTGACTGAGATTATTCTGATCTGGAACCAAAAATCTagcatttgtttttcaaagtgcTGCGATTTATCAGGGAGGAATAACAATGAAAGTGAAACATGTTCAAGGGATTTTCCATAAGTCACTTCTGGAAAACCAAGGCCAGTTGTTCATTATGAGCTCACCTCCATAAAGCAGTTAAAGATTTCCCAACACTTTATTGCGGATTACAGTACAGTAATTCGTAAAAGCAGACATATGTATGAGCTGATCATCCAATCTGTGGTTTGGTGAAACATTTCTtaaatttccactgtgtgaccGACTATCTGACTCAAAGTTTCCTCTTTAGAAAAATAGTTCTACAATAAATAATTTGGACCTTTTGATAAAGTCTTAAATACCTTACAAATATTACAAAGATATAGATCACTGCATATCTTTGGTATCTCCTGAACATGCCACACACCCAAAGAGACTTTCAGCCTTGTTATCTCAGCCTTGTCACCAGTGCTTAGCGCTAGGtgcattacttttaaaatgtgttttgtacAAAATCATTGGATTTACTCAAAAACAGCTCAGCTCAAAGTTAAAGTGAAACTAAAGAGAGCAGagttaaagaaaaaaggcagatgTCTGATGGGAATATTAGTCATAAAAGTAGCCTGCTAGACAAACTGAAACTTTGACCAGATGTTAGCACTAAATGAAAAGTTATGTAATCACACTAGTCAGTGTTTTTCATATACTTGAACTGAAACAGAGTAGACAGAGTCACTGACtggctaaaacattttttagcaGCTAGCCTCCCTGAAAAgtcttagttttatttatttttgtgtagaAAATAATGTTTCGTGTGcagctttaataataataataatggattggatttatgtagcgcttttcaaggcacccaaagcgctttacaatgccactattcattcactctcgcattcacacactggtggaggcaagctacggttgtagccacagctgccctggggcagactgacagaagcaaggctgccacatcgcgccatcggcccctctggccaacaccagtagggtaaagtgtcttgcccaaggacacaacgaccaggacagagagcccggggatcaaaccggcgaccttccggttacagatacgcttcccaaccccctgagccacggtcgtgtttgtgtgtgttacatAGGGAAACACTTCAGCACCAAAAAGCTGCATGAGTTGATGTCAAAACCAGGATGTGCATTGTGTGCTATAATGCACAAGAAAGACAGGATGTTATTGATTTTAAGATATACACAGATTTCTGCCACTGTGGCTAACTTTTAACAACTCTGAGAAATGCCGGGACTCACTGTCCCCTGTGTTTGGTTCCAAAGGCTGGTAGTGTCTGACCTCCCATTACAGCTTCATAGTTTATCTTGAATGGCTTTCTCAGAAAAAATTACAGTGTTACGTATGCAGCCGCTATTCTTTATGTTAAAACGTAAGGAATAAAATTTtgaaaaatggtaaaaaaaaaaaaaaaaaagcaagcatatTTTTACAGATGTGTACTAAAATGTTAAAGAGCTGGACTTTCAGTGGATCAACACTCGCTGGatcatgctgctgctgccaccgcACAAATAAAGGGAAAGTCTTTCCAAGCTCAGCATTGATTGCAAATGCaatctacatttctgaaagcctTTACCACTGTGGCCTGAACTTTGCCCGCTATGTTATCCTGTCATCAGGGTCAGGCAGGGTGATAGGATGTATACTTCAACAGACACACAGCTTTAGAGATCCTTCCCTTGCAGTAGTAGGGCTGACAGAGAGGAGCACCAGGCTTGTGCAGTGTTATTGTTGGCTGAAAAAAGAACATCCCAGATGGCTCGCAGGAGACGAGGCCGTGGCGGCAATGGACAGCACCATCAACAGGCTGCCGCGCACAATCAAAGAGGAGGCCCTCGCAGGGTAAGCCTGCTTCTGTCATTAGCAAAGAGAACCAACTGCACACTGTTTTTCAAATAATAAACAACAGGGAGCCCCACGAGATCCcctcttattttgtttttgtgaataTATTTAGAGGACACTATAATGAAGTGAGGTATATCTCTGCCTTATACTGCATTATTATTTAACATGCTTTGAATATTACTGAGGTAATCTTTTCCACTGTGGTTATATGACTGGGATAAGTTAACCGATTAACTCCGTGGAACAGCATGACTCATGTCTGCAGTAGCAATAATTAATGTCAAAAGGAATTAAAGACTTAACACGAAaacaataattatttattcGAATTTGAATTCTTACATTTATGTCCGATGTGGAAATATGCTGGCTTGTGCGTCAGTATGTGTATAAGCCATGAAGGCTGAGATCAGAATACAAGACAAAAATTAAGAAGCATAGGAGCATGTTGCTAATGTTTACAAGGTCAAATTAATATTTTGCACTGGTATACTAACCAATCATATATTTGAACACAACTCAGGGAGCAAAAGACACTTAAAAAGAGATCAAGAGTTTAAAGTATATCTTTCAGCACACCAAAGGATAAAGGTGGACATGCATGCAACACAAAGTCTATAGCATCTTTGAACATCCATGTGCTAaaattggttaaaaaaaaactaccttTAAGTTATTATCATACAGAGAGGAGGCACAACCTGCAAACTTACCACATCTCATATATTTCTATTATAAGTAATTCACTTAAATGCTTTAATTTTCTAAAGTGTTCCTGTATACTGTCttacagtttctgtttttatgaACCCCGGTGTTTATCAAATGCAACATGACTATACCAATAACATCCACTTCTGGGCAGAAGTCTGAACACGTGCAAGAGATTGGATAAACTTGAAACACGAGCAGTTAGGAATGAAGCAAGAGGGAACATGTTTCGTCAGTAATTACACATAGTTTTGTGTCATATAATGTATTCTGGCGACCTGTAAAATTGAAATGATTTTGAGAACAGATGACTTTTTGCACCAACTGTATCTGAATGTCTCCATCTGGTCTTTGTGTTCAGACTCCACGGGAGCCAGCAGATTTTGCCAAGTCTACAGGTTTTGAATCTGATATCCCACATGACAAGCTCACCATTGCTCAAGCACGGAGGGGGACACCAGGTTGCACTTATcaccacctttttaaaaaaaactctgaatACACAGGGAAGATAATTCGGAAAAGAAAAGTTAACCCAAGATGTTCTGCTGTGCTGTAATTGTCTGATATCAGTTATAAAAAAGTGATTTCATTATCAGCATTGTTACATAACTGCCAGTTATTTTGATGATTCAGGGTTTGATCACAGCTGTGAATCTGACTGAGTGACAAATCAGCAAAATAATGATTAACTAACAATTAAAAGCATCACTGTGTCATTAGAATTCCATATTTGTAACAGCAAAAATATAAACTGCTCCAGTTTTATGTCATGACATGACTACATTTAAAGACCATCCTTCATGTTTAGCTAACCGCCCCGTGAGAGTCTACGCTGATGGAATCTTTGATCTTTTCCATTCGGGACATGCTCGAGCTCTGATGCAGGCAAAGAATGTGTTCCCAAACACTCATCTTATAGTAGGAGGTAAAGTATGCCTTTCATTCACTCGCCACAGTAACGCATGCACAAAGTAACACTCTTTAACTTTCAGGGTCATGAAAATAGACAGAGAAGGCCTCCAAAGAGTCACGTGTACACAGCAGTGAAAAAGCATTTGCCTCCTTCccgatatcttttttttttttttttttttgcatatttgtcacactcacatgtttcaggtcatcaaagtaattttaatattaaacaaagacaactcaaataaatataaatgcagttattaaatgatgatttcattcagTAAGTGAAGAACATTCTCCAAACCTTCCTGATTGTGTGTGAAAATACTTCCATTGTTAAATCTTAAAGTAAGTGTGACTAACTAGTGAAAAACTGAAGTATCAGTATGGAAAGAtttacaaagccatttctaaagctTTGGGACTTCAGTGAACCACTGTGAGACCCATTATACACAAATACAGAAAACTCGGAAAAGCAGTTGCCCTTCTGAGGAGTGTCCAGCATACCAAAATTACTCCGAAGTGAAGATTGacaactcatccaggaggtcacaaaagactCCAGAACAACATCTGGGGAAGTGCAGGGTCATGGTTTTAATCAAACAAAGTTTCATCTCACATTGTGATGACCCCCCCAAAACCTTTGGAGAAATATTCTGTGCACTGACAAAGGAAATCttgaactttttggaaggtttgagtcTTGTTACATCGGACATGAAACTAAcaatttcataaaaagaacatcaacACATGGtagtggtagtgtgatggtctagggctgctttgctgcttcaagACCTACCTGGAAGACTTGAAGGAACCCtgaattctgctctctgctatcagtttcttcttcagctatctgaaggagaatgtccatctattacagggagtgcagaattattaggcaaatgagtattttgtccacatcatcctcttcatgcatgttgtcttactccaagctgtataggctcgaaagcctactaccaatcaagcatattaggtgatgtgcatctctgtaatgagaaggggtgtggtctaatgacatcaacaccctatatcaggtgtgcataattattaggcaacgtcctttcctttggcaaaatgggtcaaaagaaggacttgacgggctcagaaaagtcaaaaatagtgagatatcttgcagagggatgcagcagtctcaaaattgcaaagcttctgaagcgtgatcatcgaacaatcaagcgtttcattcacaatagtcaacagggtcgcaagaagcgtgtggaaaaaccaaggcgccaaataactgcccatgaactgagaagagtcaagcgtgcagctgccaagatgccacttgccaccagtttggccatatttcagagctgcaacatcactggagtgcccaaaagcacaaggtgtgcaatactcagagacatggccaaggtaagaaaggctgaaagacgaccaccactgaacaagacacacaagctgaaacgtcaagactgggccaagaaatatctcaagactggtttttctaaggttttatggactgatgaaatgagagtgagtcttgatgggccagatggatgggccggtggctggattggtaaagggcagagagctccagtccgactcagacgccagcaaggtggaggtggagtactggttttggctggtatcatcaaagatgagcttgtggggccttttcgggttgaggatggagtcaagctcaactcccagtcctactgccagtttctggaagacaccttcttcaagcagtggtacaggaagaagtctgcatccttcaagaaaaacatgattttcatgcaggacaatgctccatcacacgcgtccaagtactccacagcgtggctggcaagaaagggtataaaagaagaaaaactaatgacatggcctccttgttcacctgatctgaaccccattgagaacctgtggtccatcatcaaatgtgagatttacaaggagggaaaacagtacacctctctgaacagtgtctgggaggctgtggttgctgctgcacgcaatgttgatggtgaacagatcaaaacactgacagaatccatggatggcaggcttttgagtgtccttgcaaagaaaggtgactatattggtcgctgatttgtttttgttttgtttttgaatgt of the Maylandia zebra isolate NMK-2024a linkage group LG10, Mzebra_GT3a, whole genome shotgun sequence genome contains:
- the lipia gene encoding lipase member H, which encodes MLLWQYLITFLLVTVQICKAEKCDEFTDLNLGHSIIGTSLKVRLLLYTRLNGTCGTLMSHTDLSAYPQFNASKPTTFIIHGYRPTGSPPNWLNKLTERLLVRKDINVIVVDWNYGAATLKYWEAVKNTRKVASNITALINMLQEHGADLSSIHMIGVSLGAHISGFTGANLKGEIGRITALDPAGPGFKGKNPEDRLDSSDAQFVDALHTDMDLLGFREPLGHIDFYANGGADQPGCPKTIFSGQYFKCDHRRSVFLFIDSINATCTSRTYPCSSYKDFLDGKCLTCSQFGNAGCPILGYDVIKWKDILLEQNQTKAYFRTNEKSPYCMTNYRIDVVIWNKDVQWGYLTVKLHGNGKQAQATIDHKSLNFKKFTDTELLAAFDKDIQWVEKVSVKFSTGNVLQPKRKLRILRIRLKNLEPKGNKAQGPLCRYDVLLEENKEVTFRPIPCEESNF